Within the Clostridia bacterium genome, the region CGGGGGCCCAGGAGGCCGGAGAGTTGGTAAGGGAGCTTACCGGCGGTATCGGGGCAGACAAGGCCATAGTGGCGGTTGGGATAATCAATGAAGAAGTGGTGGAGGAAGCGGTCAACATCATCCGCCGGGCGGGGACCGTGGCGGTGGCCTCGGCCGGGGAGAGACCGGGCACCAAGGCCATCCGGGTGAGCGCCCACGCCATCTGCGGAGGCCAGAAGCGGATTCAGGGGGTAATGGGCGGCAACCTAAACATCCAGTCCGATACCCAGCGCCTACTGGGGCTTTACCAGGCGGGCCTGCTCAAGCTGGACGAGATGCTCAGCCGTAAGTACCGGCTGGAGGAGATAAACCAGGGTTACGAGGATCTCCTCGGCGGCCGTATTATTCGGGGCATCATTGCCCTTGGGGGCGGTGCCTAGGCCGGGGGCGGCCCAAGCAGGCCCCCGAGGTCCCGGTACCCGGCCCGGGTGCCAAACAACAAAGTGGGTGGTTACATGGCCAACACCAAAGGAATGGTTTTCAACATCCAGCGGTACAGCATTGACGACGGACCGGGGATAAGAACCACCGTATTCCTCAAGGGGTGCCCGCTGCGCTGCCTCTGGTGCAGCAACCCCGAGTCGCAGTTCGCCGACCCCGAGGTGGCGCACCGGGATTCCCTCTGCACCCGCTGCGGCCGCTGCGTAGAGGCTTGCCCCAAGCAGGCGATCACGCTGGAGGAAAAAGGCGTGCGCATCGACCGGGAGCTCTGCGACTGCTGCGGCCGGTGCACCCAGGTGTGCGATCCGGGGGCGCTGAAAGTATTCGGTAGCGAAATGTCGGCCCAAGAAGTGTTCGAGGAAGTACGCCGGGACGTGTCCTATTACGAGCGCTCCGGCGGCGGGGTAACCGTGTCCGGTGGCGAGCCCTTACAACAGGCGGAGTTCGTAGCCGAGCTGTTCGTCCGCTGCCGGGAGGCGGGTATCCACACTTGCCTCGATACGTCGGGATACGCCGGTCAGGAGGCCCTGGAGAAGGTATTGCCTCACACCGACCTGGTGCTTTTCGACCTCAAGCACCCCGACCCGGAGATTCACCGTCGCCTGACCGGCGTGGGTACCGCGGTCATCCTGCGCAACCTGCGCCACCTGGCGGAGAGAGGTACGGCGATCGTCATCCGCATCCCGGTAATACCCGGGTGCAACGACCGCCCCGAAGAAGTGCGGGCCCTGGCCCGCGTGGTAGCCGACCTGGGGCTAAACCGGGTGGATCTCATGCCCTACCATCGCTTCGGCGTAGGCAAGTACCAGATGCTCGACCGCACCTACGAACTTCCGGACGTAATTCCTCCCGGTCGGGAGCAGCTGGAAAGTATCCGCCAGACCTTTGAGGCCTACGGGATCGACTGCCGGATACGGCTGTAGTTTCTCCCGGGCGGCCGCAACCTAACTCGGTCCCTAACGGAAGGGGTGAGCGTTTGTGTATCGGGCGCTTCGCGTGAACCTGAGTACGCTGACCGTAACCGAAGAGCCGGCGAAAAAGGAATATCTCGGTCTGGGCGGCCGAGGACTGGTGGCGCGGGTCCTGAGGGATGAGGTAGATCCAACTTGTGACCCGCTCGGCCCGGAAAACAAACTGGTTCTCTGCACCAGCGCGCTGGCAGGATTGGGACTCTCTAGCTCCAGCCGTCTTTCCGTAGGTTGCAAGAGTCCGCTGACCGGGGGCATTAAGGAGGCCAATTCCGGCGGCACCGTGCCCTTCTATTTGGCCCGGCACGGGATCCAGCTGGTAATAATTGAGGGGGCAGCGCGAGGAGAAGGGCCCTGGGTGGTCAGGGTCGACGCCCGTGGCCGGGCCTCTCTGGAGGAGGCCCCGGAATGCCGGGAGATGAACAACTACGAACTGGTGGCCCGGCTCCGCTCCCGGTACGGCCCGGGGATTGCCGTGGCCTCCATCGGGGCGGCGGGCGAGCGTTGCTACCGGAACGCGGCAGTCATGGTTACGGAGTACGGCACCGATTATCCCTGCCGGGCCGCCGCCAGGGGCGGAGTAGGAGCGGTGATGGGCGCCAAAGGGGTCAAGGCGGTGGTGGTGGAAAAGCCGGAGACTCCTTATTCTGCGCCGGTGGCCGACCCGGAGCGGCTGGCGGCGGTAAGGCGGGAGTTGCACCGGCTAATGGCCGAGGGGGCCAAGGACCACGAGCTGAGGCAGATCGGCACCGTAGCCGCCGTGCTGCATCACGCCGAGGCGGGCCAGGTTCCGGTGCGCAACTTCTCCGGTAAGAGGCTGGAAGGCCTGGAGGGGATCAGCGGGGAGCGCTTCCGGGAGATTGCCTCCCGGCGGGGGAAAACGGGACTTCCCTGCCAGTCGGGTTGCATCCTTCGGTGTGCAAACCTCCTATACGACCAGGAGGGTCGGTTGCTCACCGCCGGCCTGGAATACGAGACCGTGGCCCTCTGCGGGGCCAACTGCGGGATAACCGACCTGGAGGCGGTAGCCCGCCTGGATTACCTCTGCGACGACCTGGGCATCGACACCATCGAGACCGGGGCCACCATTGCCCTGTGCATGGAGGCGGGCCGGATACCGTGGGGGGACGCCAAGGCGGCCGCGGAATTGATCCGCGAGATGATGGCGGGAACGGAATTCGGCCGGGTGCTGGGGCAGGGAGCGGAGGCGGTAGGCCGGTACCTCGGAGTAGAACGCATCCCGGTGGCCAAGCACCAGGCCATGGCCGGATACGATCCCCGGGGAGCGCCGATCACCGCCGTGGCCTACGCTACCAGCCCCATGGGAGCCGACCACACCACCGCGCCCTCCTTCGGAGTAAGTGGGGACGTTAGTCCCGAGGAAATCTGTAACCTCTCAAGAAACCTTCAGATCCTCTTTGCCACCTGGGATAACCTCTTTTGCGCCTTGGCGGCCATTTTTTGGGGCGGCCACCTGGATAAGCTGGCGGCCCTGTATGCGGCCGCCTACGGCGGGCCGGCCGAGCCGGACCGCCTGCTGGATCTGGGCCGGAACACCATCCGGTGGGAAAAGGAGTTCAACCGGGCGGCGGGGTGGACGGAAGCGGACGATGTGCTGCCGGAGTTCTTCTACCGGGAAAAATCGGAGGTAACCGGCACCGCCTTTAACATCCCGCCGGAGGTAATGAGGGGAACCCTGAAAGGCTTGGTGGACAAAGGATGACACGGCTCCGGCGGCGGGGGAGTTGCTTCCCGGTTGGAGCCTCAGCCATCGGACTGACGTAACACTGGGCCGCGGGGTTTGACGCCTCGGGCATGTACGGCGACAGCTACCCTATCTAGTGTGCCTCAGAGTTTTCCTCGGCCAGGTCCTGGAATTTGAGAAGCTCATGGCGCGGCTGGAGTTCCGAATCAACCAGGATAAGTGCCGCTACCCGAAATGTCACCACTGTGCGGAAAACTGCCCGGTCGGGGCCATAGACTTTACCGTTTCCCCGCCGTTGTTTACCCGGCGCTGCATCGAGTGCGGTCTGTGCGAGCAGACCTGCCCGCAAGGCGCCATCGAAGTGGACTGGCAATCGGTCCAGGACATCCACGACCGGGTTAGCTACCCTGAAGACAGGCCGAGTACTAACATTCTCAATCTCTGCTAGTACCATCTGGATGGCATGAGGCTCTAGGGCGAGAGGGACACCGTCCCGGTCATAGTTGTGAACGGCTCCGTTTTACAATGAGGCCTCCAGTGAGGCTTTTTGAGGAGGTGCTGGTCAGTGGCCGGTCGCAAGTACGATGGTTTGATTGTTACCAGACCCAAGGATGTGGGGGAGCGGGTCCCGCGGGGGCCCTCCACCCGGGTGTTGTGGCTCGACCAGGAGGTGGTTCCTGGGGCTTTCTTCGTGGGATGCTCATGGTATTGGCCGGGGCAGTGGGTACCCGAGCCTATGGCAGAGGCGCACACCCATCCCTTTGACGAGGTCATAGCCTTCGTCGGCACCAACGCCGACGACCCTCAAGACCTGGGCGGGGAGATAGAGCTATGGCTCGAAGACGAACCGTATATCCTGACCAAGAGTTGCCTGGTATTCATACCCAAGGGACTGAAACATTGTCCCCTCATTGTTCGCCGCGTGGATCGCCCCATATTCCACTTCATCACCGGCCCGGAAGGCACGTACGCTTGAGCAATAGAACGGCCATAATCCGCAGGACCTGGTCTAAAGGACGTAGCCTATTGATTCGGGCGGGCCATTTCTGCCGCTGCGTGAGCGATTATCAGGCGCTGGAGCCCACTCCTTCCGGCGCCGGACAGAGCGAAGGTGAGCACAAGTGAGCAACGGTGAGGGTCTGCGCTTCATCGGTCGAGAAATGCCCCGCCGGGACGCGGCGGACATCGTTACCGGTAGAGCCCGGTTCCTAACCGATATGGTTTTGCCCGGCATGCTTTACGGGAAGGTGGCCAGAAGCCCCCATCCGCACGCCCTTATCAAGAGCATAGATACCGGTCGGGCCGCCCGGGTGGAAGGCGTAAAAGCGATATTAACTCACCTCGATGCGCCGCCTAACTGGCGAGGCGGGACGCCCCCGGTGGTACGGGTAGTGGACGCCAAGGTGCGCTTTGCCGGCGACGCGGTAGCTTTAGTAGCCGCTACCACGGAGGAAGCGGCCGAGGAGGCGGCCAGCCTAATCCGAGTAGAGTACCAGGAACTACCCCCGGTCTTCGATCCCGAAGAAGCTCTGAAACCCGGCGCCCCAGAACTCTACGCCGAGTTTCCCGGCAACGTGGTCACGCCCGGACTGCCCGCCTTCGGTCCCAAATGCCTTACCGAACTGGTCATGGGCGACCCGGAGAAGGGGCTGGCCGAAGCGGACGTGGTAGTGGAGGGTTCGGCTGCCTACGAAAATCTGCCCAACCCGATTTCGGCCGAGCCGCCGGGCGTAATTGCCTGGTGGGAGGCCCCGGAGGCAGTAACCCTTTGGGTGTCCAGCCAATCGCCTTTCCGGGACGCCGAGATCGTCCGCCGGGTTTTGGGCGAGCAGGTAAAGGTAAGGACCATCGGGCTCACCTGCGGCGGTAGCTTCGGCTCTAAGGCGTTATCGTGGCTGTGGTACTGCTACGCGGTGCTTCTCAGCCGGGCCACCGGCCGGCCGGTGAAAATGGTCATGAGCCGGGAGGAACAGCTCGCCACCTTTACTCTGCGCCCGGGCTGCCGCCTTCAGGCCAAAATCGGCATGAAGAAGGACGGCACGGTGACCGCCGTGGTCGGCAGGTGGTTAATCGATACCGGCTACTATTCCCGTACCACCCAGGCCCAGGTGGCGGTAGGCCTGGGCGAGCTGCAGCTCATGCTGCGCTGCCGCAACTGGAACCTCAAGCCTACCATCGTCTGCACCAACCGCGCCGCTTCCGGCCAGGTGAGAGGCTTCGGCGGTCAGGAGCTAAAGGCGGTGGTGATGCCCGTCCTTTCTCGCGCTTTGGCCGAGCTGGATTTGGACCCGTTTGAGTTTCTCAAGAAAAATTACGTCAAGCCTGGCGACGGCTACTACTGGCGTGATGGCCTCTGGTACGTGTACCGGGGGGTGGACTACGCTGCGGCCATGGATAAAGGCGCGCAAGTGTTCGGCTGGAGAGAGAAGTGGAAGGGCTGGCTTAAGCCCACCACGGTCAACGGGGCGAAGAGGACCGGGGTGGGGGTGTGTGTGCACGGGAATGCCGATATCGGTGAGGATGCCTCGGAGGCCATAGTGCGGCTGCAACCGGACGGAACGGCGGTACTGCTCTTCTGCGTGGCCGAGCACGGGACGGGCCAGAAAAGCAATTACGCCAAGATGGTGGCTGAGGTGTTACAACTACCCCTCGATCGGGTACAGGTGACTCCGGCGGATTCTTTGATCAGCCCTTACGTAGGGCCGGGGGGCGGGTCGCGAGGAACTTATGCCATTGGGAGCGCGGTGATCCGGGCCGCCGAAGACGCCAAGGCCAGGCTGCTTGAAGTTTTGGCCCCCAAGCTGGGTGTACACCCGGAGGAGCTGGAAACCGAAAACGGGGAAGTCTTTATCAAGGCGGACCCCGAGCGCCGGCTTCCCTGGAGGGCCATGGGGGTGGACCGCACCATCGTGGGCTTCGGGCGCTTTGAGCCCGACTACACCCTGGCCAACTGCCTGATGAGCTTCGTAGAAGTAGAGGTAGACACCGAAACCGGGCAGGTTTCCCTTCTGCGGGTGGTGAACGCCACCGACGTGGGCACGATAATCGATCCTCTGGGGCTGCGCGGGCAGCTCAACGGCTGTCTGGGTTCGGCCGGCATCGACAGCGCCCTCTTTGAGGAAACGGTGCTCGACTCCCAGCACGGGTGGGTGCTCAACGCCAATCTGGTCGAGTACAAGTGGCGCACCTTTGCCGACTTACCCCCCATCGAAAACGTGATTCTGGAAACCCCCTTTCCCAGCCACCGCTTTGGGGCGGTAGGTATAGGCGAAATTGCCACCTCCCCCGGCCCGGCGGCGGTGCTCATGGCCGTCTCCAACGCTCTGGGCACCTGGATCACGGAGTACCCGCTGACGCCGGAACGGGTGCTTAAGGCCCTGGCGAAGGTGAAGTGCAGTGCCGAACCGGGCGGTGCTGTGAAAGGTCACAGTTCGGGAAGCGAGCCCTGCGCACATCTTCCGCAGCGTGTGGGTGGAAAGGTTGCGGCAGCGGCAAGAATCTTGACCGGGGTGGCGAAAGGGACGAATAGGAATCACGTTGAATGGCTGGTGGAGCAGTCGTGACAGCGGAAGTGCGCTCAACCGGGGATAAGCAGGGGTAGCGGTTGGAACCCACGGTTCGCGCCACGTTCTTGGGGGCAGGTGAGAGCTACGGTGGGAAGGGCAAAGGCTGCTCTGGATCCGAGCATCTGCCAGTTTAAGGCCACGCTCAAGGGCATACGGCCGCCAATCTGGCGACGGTTTCAAGTACCGAACGACATCACTCTCTATAAGCTCCACCTGGTGTTGCCGGACGTTATGGGGTGGTTCAATAGCCACCTCTACCAGTTCGTCATTCACGGCACCTGTTATGGAGATCCCGACCTCGACTTCGAGCCGGGCGCGAACGCCAGGAGGGTAAGGCTCTGGCAGGTGCTGCCGCAGCCCAAAACCAGGTTCCTGTACGAGTACGACTTCGGCGACGGGTGGCAGCACGAGGTGGTGCTGGAGAAGGTGCTGCCGCCTGTCGAAGGGGTTCGCTATCCCGTGTGTTTGGAAGGCGCCAGGGCCTGCCCGCCCGAGGACTGCGGCGGCCCCTAGGGGTACCAGAGGATGGCGGGCGTCTAAAGGGTAGGAAACGGCCCAATCCCGGCCACCGGTTATGGCCCGGAAATAATCGGTATCCCCTACGTTAATCTTTGGTCCACGGGCTGAGTTCGGCCGCCCAGAGTATCAGCGCCAGCGCCCAGAACCTGGTGAATTTGATGCAGGGTTTGAAAGAGCAGGTAGAGAAGTTCAGGCTGCCGGAGGAGTCGGCTTCGCGCTGTTAGTGCCTCCTTCTTTCCGCGGCCTCCGGTTGAACCCGGACCCATAATTGTGCCGCCGCTGGGCCGCCCCCTCGGTTACGCGGGCGAGGAGCGAGATGACCGGGCGGGATCTTCACCTCGGTTGTGCGGCCCCAAACCTTCATTAAACATCACCAGCCTGCCTCGGGGCGGAGCGCATAGCTCTACTACAACGGCTCTTGCAAAGCAGACCAGACGCCACGGAAGGCGCTAAACGCCCGGGCAGCGGCACCGCCGGATTAGGTTGCCGGCGGATACGAAAAGAGGAGGAAATGGCAGTTTCATGGCGAACTTAACAAATAAAGGCGGCGCTGCCAGGGTGTCGGGGCACGGAGCCAGGGGCATTGGGTAGACGACGGACGAAGAGGGAGGCGGTGGCGGTGGTGACTGACACTTCCAACCTCATTGACGTTCACGAATGGCGCTTTACCGCCCTGACCGACATATGGACGGGGGACGCATACCGGCGAGGTGACCGTTTGGTGCGGACCGGCCTCCTCGGTTCCGTCCGCTGGTGGTTTGAGGTGGTAGTACGGGGATTGGGCGGTAGCGCGTGCGACCCTTCGGACCGGTGGGATCGCTGCCCCGGTCCGCATCAGGACCCCTCCGGCTCGAGCCACCGCTGCGTAGCCTGTGAGCTGTTCGGTTGCACTAGGTGGGCCCGCAAGTTCCGCTTTGAGGTAACGGATCCGACCGGCAGGCCGGTAGTCGGTGCCATTAGAAGGAACCAAGAATTCATTCTGCGTTTCGTGCCTCTCCGCCCTGTTGGCAGAGAAGAATGGGCTCTGCTCGATCTTACTCTGAGGCTGATAGCCGAATACGGGGCTATGGGCGGCCGGGCGGTGCTAAAGCCGTCCGATGAGCCGGCCAGGGAAAACAGGCCGCACCACCGGGATTACGGTCTGGTTAGGCTTGAGCAAACGCCATCGCCGCCATTGGTCGCGTGCTGCAAAGAGGCACTCCGGGAATATGTCCGGGGTGGCAGGGCAAGGCAGGGCGGCTGGCGCCAGGTGGAGCAAGGCAACTTTGCCTGGGCCTCCCTACAGAACTTCTGGTGTGTGAAGGACAGGTATTTGGCCAGGCAGGATACCACCTATAGCAGTTTTAACCTGGTACTTGGCCGCAAACAGGACAAGTCGGAGAAAGAGAGAAAGGGAAAGCGTATTGTTCGCTGGAGCGACCTGCTTGAGGATCCTAAGGATGAAGTATCTCGCTGGCTGGCCGGGCGAAGGCCCGGCGGCGAGGGAGACACCGGCCCGGCAAGCAAGAAGGTCCTTAGCTTTAAATCCCCCCAGGAGGGGCGGCGCACGTTTGGCTTCGTCAAACCCGACACGGTGAGCTTTGAGGAAATAAAGAGTCGCCTTAAAAAGGTATGGCAAGACTTCAGGCCGGAGGAGGAATTCCTGACCGGCGAGCAAATCCTTGACGACCTTTGTCACCAACGGGGAGGCAGCCCATGAATTGGGAATTCATTGCCTACATCGCTTCCGGTGCCCATTACCAGGAAGGATCCCCTCTTCCCTGGGGACTGGCGGCGGGCCTGGTGGATGAGGCTTCGGTTCGCTTCTTCCGGGGCAGCAAGGAAGAGGCGAGAAGCCGTTACATAGGCGCCGCAACGCAGACATTCACCCTTCCGCAGGAAATAGTTAACGCGCTACCCGATTTCTCTCACCTGCCCAGCCCCCACTGGCTCGGCCTGGAGGTAGAGTTTGAGCTGGTGACGCCTTGGTACTCCAGAGACGACCGGGTCTTCCATCTACTAGACAACCCGGTGCGCAAGGATCGGGTGTTTGGAGTACCCTTTCTGGCCGCCTCCGGTTGGAAGGGGATGCTACGCTGGGCCTGCCGCCTGCAGGCCGGGCTGCGGGAGCACCTCGGCAAAGGAGGGTGCTTTAGGGAGGGGCAAGACCCGGACTGGATCCTCTACCTATTCGGCAACGAAAAGGGCGAGGAAGAGCATTCTCGTCAGGGGGCGCTGGTCTTCTACCCCACCTGGTTCGACAAGATAGACATCGAAGTAATTAACCCGCACGGCCGGGAGGGGCGCGCCGGCACTCAGCCCATCTATTACGAGGTGGTACCGGGAAGAAAGCCCAAGGAGGATAACCCGGACGAACTCGAAGAAGGAGGCAAAGGCACGCTCTACCTGCTCTACGCCCCCTGGCCGGGGACAAGGCCCCCGGTTCCCGTTTCGGAGATCATTCCCCGGCTTATTGGGGCGATCGAGACCCTGCTCACCACCTACGGTATCTCCTCTAAACGGACGGCAGGTTGGGGCACGGCGGAAATTGTCCGGTGGAAGGCCTGTAAGAGCGGCTGCCACCCGATTCAGAGTGGCTCGAAAGAGACCTTCTGCAGAGAATTAGCAGAGTGGCTCGCCGAGGGGTGAAATCATGGACGGCTTCGCACCTGCCGAGACTCTGCGCCGGCACCGTCCGCTGCTCCTGGCCTGTGAGGCCATAGGCTGGTTGCACATGGCCGGCAAGGCATGGGCCGATTTCCTACGCGGCCATGGCGGCCTACCGGTGGACTATCAGGAGAAGAAGTGGCATGAGCGGGAGAACCCGCCTTTCGCCTGGGACAATCTCCTGGGCTGGCTGAGAACCACCTATTCCACGCTCAACTGGCCCAAGAGCGTCGCGGAATTCACGGAGAAACATGCCGGCCAGGACGCCGGCCTCCTGGGCCTTTTGCAGGCCGCCCACGGCATGGCTTCGGGGATCGAGAAGCAAAGCTACCCCGACGAGACCGTGCGTTATTTGGGCCAGGATGCCGTTCACATGTGGCTTTCTTCGGCCTTCGGCCATCCCCGGCGCAACCTGTTAGTCGATCCCCCCGAAGTCCTCACCGAAGCCGGCTGGCGCCGGCTGGTGGAGGAAATGCAGCGTATCTTGGAGGGACTAAAATGCCTACATGCCGCGTCCATTGGGGACGCCAGCGCCTGCGCCGATTGGCGGAGCAAAGCCATCGGGCCGGGCTCCTTCCTGCGCCGGGCGTTTCTCTCCACCCTGGCCGAAACGCGCCTGCCCAACAATGAAGTGACCCTGTGGGACCAGTCCTACGTGGCCGGCGCCCTGTTCAAAAGCGCCGTAGCCGGCGCCCTATTGGACACCGGCTTTCCTTGGCAGGATAACAAAATCAAACGAAAGGTCCGTTGGCGCCTGCTTACCGTCGGTATGGGGACCGAGCACTATGAGTCCCGGGCGGTGAAGATCGGCGACTGGACGGGCGCTATGGCGGTACTGAGCGAGTTTTTCGGCCGGGTTGCCCGGCTTATCGAAGTGGACCTGGCGGTGGGCACTTTGCTCTATCGGGACCCGTCGGTGGCTATATTCTCCTTCCCGGGCGAGCGATCGGATCAGAACCAATACGATGAGGTCGTCCTGGCCCCTTGGCTTCACGGGTGGAGAGACTGGCTGGAGCAAAACATAGAGCGGATTGCTCTGGATCTAGACCTGGAAACTCCGCCCTTGGTCCGTTTGAGTCGGCCGACGCGTTCTCTGGTACCCATGGTTCAGGAGCGGCGGGAGATGAGAAAAAAGACCGCCATCCCGGTTCACAAGCCTTGGAACATCTGCTGCCCGGTTCCCCAGGAGGCGGGGCACGTTTGCCCGGTTTGCCGGGTGCGGCCCAATGAGGACCCCGGCAACAAGAATCAACCCTGTCCGATATGCCGGGAGCGGCGCAACCACCGCCTGGCCGACTGGCTGGCGGGCCGCCTGGAAGGAGATAGCATCTGGCTGGAGGAAGTGGCCGACAGCAATGGCCGCGTCGCCCTCCTGACCTTGGGTCTGGATCTGGAGCCTTGGCT harbors:
- a CDS encoding glycyl-radical enzyme activating protein encodes the protein MANTKGMVFNIQRYSIDDGPGIRTTVFLKGCPLRCLWCSNPESQFADPEVAHRDSLCTRCGRCVEACPKQAITLEEKGVRIDRELCDCCGRCTQVCDPGALKVFGSEMSAQEVFEEVRRDVSYYERSGGGVTVSGGEPLQQAEFVAELFVRCREAGIHTCLDTSGYAGQEALEKVLPHTDLVLFDLKHPDPEIHRRLTGVGTAVILRNLRHLAERGTAIVIRIPVIPGCNDRPEEVRALARVVADLGLNRVDLMPYHRFGVGKYQMLDRTYELPDVIPPGREQLESIRQTFEAYGIDCRIRL
- a CDS encoding aldehyde ferredoxin oxidoreductase yields the protein MYRALRVNLSTLTVTEEPAKKEYLGLGGRGLVARVLRDEVDPTCDPLGPENKLVLCTSALAGLGLSSSSRLSVGCKSPLTGGIKEANSGGTVPFYLARHGIQLVIIEGAARGEGPWVVRVDARGRASLEEAPECREMNNYELVARLRSRYGPGIAVASIGAAGERCYRNAAVMVTEYGTDYPCRAAARGGVGAVMGAKGVKAVVVEKPETPYSAPVADPERLAAVRRELHRLMAEGAKDHELRQIGTVAAVLHHAEAGQVPVRNFSGKRLEGLEGISGERFREIASRRGKTGLPCQSGCILRCANLLYDQEGRLLTAGLEYETVALCGANCGITDLEAVARLDYLCDDLGIDTIETGATIALCMEAGRIPWGDAKAAAELIREMMAGTEFGRVLGQGAEAVGRYLGVERIPVAKHQAMAGYDPRGAPITAVAYATSPMGADHTTAPSFGVSGDVSPEEICNLSRNLQILFATWDNLFCALAAIFWGGHLDKLAALYAAAYGGPAEPDRLLDLGRNTIRWEKEFNRAAGWTEADDVLPEFFYREKSEVTGTAFNIPPEVMRGTLKGLVDKG
- a CDS encoding 4Fe-4S binding protein, whose product is MCLRVFLGQVLEFEKLMARLEFRINQDKCRYPKCHHCAENCPVGAIDFTVSPPLFTRRCIECGLCEQTCPQGAIEVDWQSVQDIHDRVSYPEDRPSTNILNLC
- a CDS encoding xanthine dehydrogenase family protein molybdopterin-binding subunit; the protein is MSNGEGLRFIGREMPRRDAADIVTGRARFLTDMVLPGMLYGKVARSPHPHALIKSIDTGRAARVEGVKAILTHLDAPPNWRGGTPPVVRVVDAKVRFAGDAVALVAATTEEAAEEAASLIRVEYQELPPVFDPEEALKPGAPELYAEFPGNVVTPGLPAFGPKCLTELVMGDPEKGLAEADVVVEGSAAYENLPNPISAEPPGVIAWWEAPEAVTLWVSSQSPFRDAEIVRRVLGEQVKVRTIGLTCGGSFGSKALSWLWYCYAVLLSRATGRPVKMVMSREEQLATFTLRPGCRLQAKIGMKKDGTVTAVVGRWLIDTGYYSRTTQAQVAVGLGELQLMLRCRNWNLKPTIVCTNRAASGQVRGFGGQELKAVVMPVLSRALAELDLDPFEFLKKNYVKPGDGYYWRDGLWYVYRGVDYAAAMDKGAQVFGWREKWKGWLKPTTVNGAKRTGVGVCVHGNADIGEDASEAIVRLQPDGTAVLLFCVAEHGTGQKSNYAKMVAEVLQLPLDRVQVTPADSLISPYVGPGGGSRGTYAIGSAVIRAAEDAKARLLEVLAPKLGVHPEELETENGEVFIKADPERRLPWRAMGVDRTIVGFGRFEPDYTLANCLMSFVEVEVDTETGQVSLLRVVNATDVGTIIDPLGLRGQLNGCLGSAGIDSALFEETVLDSQHGWVLNANLVEYKWRTFADLPPIENVILETPFPSHRFGAVGIGEIATSPGPAAVLMAVSNALGTWITEYPLTPERVLKALAKVKCSAEPGGAVKGHSSGSEPCAHLPQRVGGKVAAAARILTGVAKGTNRNHVEWLVEQS
- a CDS encoding plasmid pRiA4b ORF-3 family protein, encoding MGRAKAALDPSICQFKATLKGIRPPIWRRFQVPNDITLYKLHLVLPDVMGWFNSHLYQFVIHGTCYGDPDLDFEPGANARRVRLWQVLPQPKTRFLYEYDFGDGWQHEVVLEKVLPPVEGVRYPVCLEGARACPPEDCGGP
- the cmr1 gene encoding type III-B CRISPR module RAMP protein Cmr1; this encodes MAVVTDTSNLIDVHEWRFTALTDIWTGDAYRRGDRLVRTGLLGSVRWWFEVVVRGLGGSACDPSDRWDRCPGPHQDPSGSSHRCVACELFGCTRWARKFRFEVTDPTGRPVVGAIRRNQEFILRFVPLRPVGREEWALLDLTLRLIAEYGAMGGRAVLKPSDEPARENRPHHRDYGLVRLEQTPSPPLVACCKEALREYVRGGRARQGGWRQVEQGNFAWASLQNFWCVKDRYLARQDTTYSSFNLVLGRKQDKSEKERKGKRIVRWSDLLEDPKDEVSRWLAGRRPGGEGDTGPASKKVLSFKSPQEGRRTFGFVKPDTVSFEEIKSRLKKVWQDFRPEEEFLTGEQILDDLCHQRGGSP
- a CDS encoding RAMP superfamily CRISPR-associated protein, encoding MNWEFIAYIASGAHYQEGSPLPWGLAAGLVDEASVRFFRGSKEEARSRYIGAATQTFTLPQEIVNALPDFSHLPSPHWLGLEVEFELVTPWYSRDDRVFHLLDNPVRKDRVFGVPFLAASGWKGMLRWACRLQAGLREHLGKGGCFREGQDPDWILYLFGNEKGEEEHSRQGALVFYPTWFDKIDIEVINPHGREGRAGTQPIYYEVVPGRKPKEDNPDELEEGGKGTLYLLYAPWPGTRPPVPVSEIIPRLIGAIETLLTTYGISSKRTAGWGTAEIVRWKACKSGCHPIQSGSKETFCRELAEWLAEG